A window of Persephonella sp. genomic DNA:
ACAGGAGGCTCTAATTCAGAACTTTCCACAACCCATGAATAAACAATATTAAGCCATGCTGCCATTAAGGTAATAAAGATAAGAAGAATACTTTTATTTTGCATCTACCGACGGAATTGCTTTTTTTAGTATTATTTTCGCCCAGATTTCACTGCTTTTGATATCTGGATGAACTCCATCCCACAGTGAAAAATCATAATACTTAGACAAAATTAGTTTGATATTCCTACTGGAAAACTTCCTTACAAGATATTCGTTCAAATTGTTATCATTTGGAATAGGAGGTGCCACCAAAACAATCTGGGGTTGTTTATGGTAATGACGAGAAACCTTCTTAATAAAGTTTATAAGCTGAACCAGCTCTATATAAATCTTTTCATTACTTTCCTTGTTATATATATCATTTGTCCCTGTTGATATAACAACAATATCAGGCTTGTGGATATGAAGGGAAAAAAGAAGATTTTCCTTATAAAGTTCATCTTCTGTCCATTTTTCTGTTCTTAAACCTCTTTTGAATACATACGCACACTTAATTCCTTTTTGGATACATAATTTTTTAGAAGGATTTTTTATGGCTTCAACCATACTATCGCCAACAAAAAGGATACTTAGCTTTTTAGGTCTATAGAAAACAGGTTTTAGCTTTACTGCTTTTGAGGGTTTATTTTCTAGTTTGTGCTTTATTTCTTCGGTCTGGATTACTGTTTTATCAGGGGTATAAGGCTTTTTGTCTTTTTCTACAGAACTTTTCTGGGCGCAAGAAATAACAAAAAAACCGAAAAACAAAACAAATGCAAGTTCTATAATTTTTATATTCATTATGAAAATTCCCCCATATATGACCTGCAACGAGTAATTATATACTACAATTTGATTATTTTCCAAAAACTTTTTATACTATTAAGTCTATTTCCTGATATTTTCCTGCAATAAAAAAGGAGGTTTATTATGGCTAAAGTTAAAATGAAAACTAACAAAACAGCTGCAAAAAGGTTTAAAGTTACAGCTAAAGGCAAAATAAAGTATTGGAAAGGTGGAGTATCCCACTACAATACTAAGAAAACAAGAAAAAGAAAAAGACAGGGAAGAAAAGCACAATACGTTCCTGAAAATCTCAAGGACAAAGTCGCAGCTTTAATCCCTTATCAAGTGTAAAAGGAGGAAGATAAATGAGAGTAAAAGGACCATCATCTAAAAAACATAAGAAAAAAATTCTTAAACTTGCAAAAGGTTATTACGGAGCAAAACACCGCTCTTACAGAAGAGCTAAAGAACAGGTTTTAAGGTCTCTTCAGTATGAATACAGAGATAGAAGACTTAGAAAAAGGGACTTTAGAAAACTCTGGATAACAAGAATTAATGCAGCAGCAAGATTAAATGGCCTTTCTTACAGCCAGTTTATACACGGGCTCAAGCTTGCAGGTGTTGACCTCAATAGAAAAGTGCTTGCTGATATCGCTGTTACAGACCCAGAAGGGTTTGCAAAATTAGCAGAAACAGCAAAATCTGCACTGGCATCAAAATAAGCAGAGGGTAAACTTGAGCCTGAAAGAAGATATAAAAAGCTTAGGAGAAGAGGCAAAAGCCCTTATCCAGAAAGCAACTGATCTAAAACAGCTTAATGATATAAGGGTAGCGTTTTTAGGTAAAAAAGGTAAGCTAAAAAATATCCTGAAAACTTTAGGGAAACTATCCCCTGAGGAAAGAAAAGAGATAGGTCAGCTTGCCAATAAAATAAAAGAAGAATTAGAAGAGCTTTTAAAGTCTCAGGAAACAACTCTAAAACAAAAGGCTTTAGAGGAAGAACTTCGTAAAGAAAAAATTGATATAACTCTTCCGGCAAGCTGGATAGATATTGGTTCTTCCCATCCTGTTATATCAACATTAATTGGGATTTCCGAGATATTTATATCTATGGGCTTTTCTGTTGCCGAGGGTCCAGAGGTTGAAAAGGAAGAGTATAACTTCGATATGCTAAATATCCCTAAAGACCATCCGGCCAGGGATATGCAGGATACATTTTTCCTGAACAACGGGGATATCCTAAGAACGCACACATCCCCTGTTCAGGTTAGAA
This region includes:
- a CDS encoding SGNH/GDSL hydrolase family protein — encoded protein: MNIKIIELAFVLFFGFFVISCAQKSSVEKDKKPYTPDKTVIQTEEIKHKLENKPSKAVKLKPVFYRPKKLSILFVGDSMVEAIKNPSKKLCIQKGIKCAYVFKRGLRTEKWTEDELYKENLLFSLHIHKPDIVVISTGTNDIYNKESNEKIYIELVQLINFIKKVSRHYHKQPQIVLVAPPIPNDNNLNEYLVRKFSSRNIKLILSKYYDFSLWDGVHPDIKSSEIWAKIILKKAIPSVDAK
- the rpmI gene encoding 50S ribosomal protein L35; protein product: MAKVKMKTNKTAAKRFKVTAKGKIKYWKGGVSHYNTKKTRKRKRQGRKAQYVPENLKDKVAALIPYQV
- the rplT gene encoding 50S ribosomal protein L20; protein product: MRVKGPSSKKHKKKILKLAKGYYGAKHRSYRRAKEQVLRSLQYEYRDRRLRKRDFRKLWITRINAAARLNGLSYSQFIHGLKLAGVDLNRKVLADIAVTDPEGFAKLAETAKSALASK
- the pheS gene encoding phenylalanine--tRNA ligase subunit alpha, with the protein product MKSLGEEAKALIQKATDLKQLNDIRVAFLGKKGKLKNILKTLGKLSPEERKEIGQLANKIKEELEELLKSQETTLKQKALEEELRKEKIDITLPASWIDIGSSHPVISTLIGISEIFISMGFSVAEGPEVEKEEYNFDMLNIPKDHPARDMQDTFFLNNGDILRTHTSPVQVRTMLTRKPPIAIIAPGRVYRKDADPTHSPMFHQIEGLLVDENVTFRDLKGILKIFLESVFGKDVGIRFRPSYFPFTEPSAEVDISCTVCGGKGCRVCKGTGWLEILGCGMVDPNVFKAVNIDPDKYSGFAFGLGIERIAMLKYRITDIRLLFENNMRFNHQFKGIR